In the Vicugna pacos chromosome 24, VicPac4, whole genome shotgun sequence genome, one interval contains:
- the DSG2 gene encoding desmoglein-2, which yields MARGAGGALLLLLICFNFGNGLHLEALHSRSENEQLPKHTHLVRQKRAWITAPVALREGEDLSRKNPIAKIHSDLAEEKGLKITYKYTGKGITEPPFGVFVYNKDTGELNITSILDREETPFFLLIGYALDEKGSNLEKPIELRVKVLDINDNEPVFTQDVFVGSVEELSAANTLVMKINATDADEPNTLNSKISYRIVSQEPAYPPVFYLNKDTGEIYTTSITLDREEHSSYTLTVEARDGNGQITDKPVKQAQVQIRILDVNDNIPVVENKVYEGTVEENQANVEVIRIKVSDADEVGSDNWLANFTFASGNEGGYFRIETDTQTNEGIVTLIKEVDYEEMKSLNFSIIVTNKAAFHKSVKNKYKPTAIPIRVKVTNVKEGVYFKSSTIRFHTSESKEISSQNPIMGKFQAFDEDTGQLARVKYAKFEDIDNWISVDSATSEIRLVKIPDYESRYVQNGTYTVKIVAITEEYPRKTITGTIAIMVEDINDNCPTLIDPVRSVCDDAQYVNVTAEDLDGPQNSWPFSFSVIDKPAGMAEKWRIVRQESTSALLQQNEQKLGRNEIHLQIADSQGFSCPEKQILTLTVCKCVEGSGCAEMWSDSYVGLGPAATALIIFALLLLLLVPLLLLMCHCGKGAKGFTPIPGTIEMLHPWNNEGAPPEDKVVPPLLTADLRDAAAAGAGAGCVTAREATMKGSSLASFTKGQQEMSEVDGRWEEHRSLLSRGATQVTGATGALLSTGSIRTTRAMGASREMAGAQAAALAVNEEFLRSYFTEKAASYTGEDDIQTAKDCLLVYSQEETESLQGSIGCCSFIEGELDDRFLDDLGLKFKTLAEVCLGQKIEMEPEIELRPKPRRETNAKAASSAFYEQTRVHSEKALSSSGSFQVPTPLHEASTEKVTQEVVTEKSVSSRQGPKVATPPEALASGSMTVTETSYATGSTVPPSTVVLGPGQSQGLIVTERVYAPASALVEQQYASEGNVLVTETVLQPHGGVSGPLEGTQHLPDAHYVMVRERERVLAPSPSVQPALAVPSAAAGPSVPVTERVLTPASALQSSYHIPAETSVTATKTLVSGAGVPGPLPDLGLEESGHSNRAITTSSTHISRQSTVQLSYS from the exons ATCCACTCTGATCTTGCAGAAGAAAAAGGACTAAAAATCACATACAAGTACACTGGAAAAGGGATCACAGAGCCGCCTTTTGGTGTGTTTGTCTATAACAAAGACACCGGAGAGTTGAACATTACCAGCATCCTTGACCGAGAAGAAACACCATTTTTTCTG CTAATTGGTTACGCTCTGGACGAGAAAGGGAGCAACCTAGAGAAGCCCATAGAACTCCGTGTTAAGGTCCTTGACATCAACGACAATGAGCCTGTGTTCACGCAGGATGTCTTTGTTGGGTCCGTGGAAGAGTTGAGTGCGGCAA ATACACTTGTGATGAAAATCAACGCAACAGATGCAGATGAGCCCAATACTCTGAATTCTAAAATTTCCTATAGAATCGTGTCTCAGGAGCCTGCTTACCCTCCAGTGTTCTACCTAAACaaagatacaggagagatttatACAACCAGTATCACCTTGGACAGAGAG GAGCACAGCAGCTACACGTTGACAGTAGAAGCAAGAGATGGCAATGGACAGATAACAGATAAACCCGTGAAACAAGCCCAAGTTCAGATTCGTATTTTGGACGTCAATGACAACATACCTGTGGTCGAAAATAAAGTG TATGAAGGGACAGTTGAAGAAAACCAAGCCAATGTGGAAGTTATACGCATAAAAGTGTCTGACGCGGATGAAGTAGGCTCTGACAACTGGTTAGCAAATTTTACTTTTGCATCAGGAAATGAAGGCGGTTATTTCCGCATAGAAACTGATACTCAAACTAACGAAGGAATCGTGACCCTTATTAAG GAAGTAGATTATGAAGAAATGAAGAGTCTTAACTTCAGCATTATTGTCACTAATAAAGCAGCTTTTCACAAATCAGTGAAGAATAAATACAAGCCTACAGCCATTCCCATCAGAGTAAAAGTGACAAATGTGAAAGAAGGcgtttattttaaaagcagcacAATCAGATTTCACACTAGCGAGAGCAAGGAAATATCAAGCCAGAACCCAATAATGGGGAAATTTCAGGCGTTTGATGAAGACACTGGACAACTGGCCCGGGTGAA ATATGCCAAATTCGAAGATATAGACAATTGGATCTCCGTGGATTCTGCCACATCTGAAATTAGACTTGTAAAAATTCCTGATTATGAATCCAGATATGTCCAAAATGGTACCTACACTGTAAAGATTGTGGCTATAACAGAAG aatATCCTAGAAAAACCATCACTGGCACCATTGCTATCATGGTAGAAGACATCAATGACAATTGCCCTACGCTGATCGACCCAGTGCGGAGCGTCTGTGACGACGCGCAGTATGTGAACGTGACCGCAGAGGACCTGGATGGACCCCAGAACAGCTGGCCTTTCAGTTTCTCCGTCATTGACAAGCCGGCTGGCATGGCAGAGAAGTGGAGAATAGTGCGCCAGGAAA GCACCAGTGCGCTGCTGCAACAAAACGAACAAAAGCTTGGGAGGAATGAAATCCACTTGCAGATTGCAGATAGTCAGGGCTTCAGCTGCCCTGAGAAGCAGATCCTCACGCTCACAGTTTGTAAGTGCGTGGAAGGCAGTGGTTGTGCAGAAATGTGGTCTGACTCCTACGTTGGCCTGGGACCTGCGGCTACTGCGCTCATAATTTTTGCCCTTCTGCTCTTGTTAC TGGTACCCCTTCTGCTGCTGATGTGCCATTGTGGGAAGGGCGCCAAAGGCTTCACCCCCATCCCCGGTACCATAGAGATGCTGCATCCGTGGAACAACGAAGGGGCACCCCCTGAAGACAAG GTGGTGCCTCCGCTTCTGACAGCAGATCTCAGAGACGCGGCCGCAGCTGGCGCTGGAGCAGGATGTGTGACAGCCAGGGAAGCCACCATGAAAGGAAGTAGCTTGGCCTCCTTTACCAAAGGGCAGCAGGAGATGTCCGAGGTGGACGGCCGGTGGGAGGAGCACAGAAGCCTTCTCTCCCGTGGGGCTACCCAGGTTACAGGGGCAACGGGCGCGCTGCTGAGCACTGGCTCCATAAGGACCACGAGAGCCATGGGGGCTTCCAGAGAGATGGCCGGAGCCCAAGCAGCTGCCTTGGCAGTGAACGAGGAATTCTTAAGAAGTTATTTCACTGAG AAAGCTGCCTCTTACACGGGGGAAGATGACATTCAGACGGCCAAAGACTGCCTTCTGGTTTATTCTCAGGAAGAAACTGAATCTCTCCAGGGTTCCATTGGCTGTTGCAGTTTTATTGAAGGAGAGCTAGATGACCGCTTCTTAGATGATCTAGGACTTAAATTCAAGACACTCGCTGAAGTTTGCTTGGGTCAGAAAATAGAGATGGAACCGGAAATTGAGCTGAGGCCAAAACCCAGGAGAGAAACAAACGCGAAGGCAGCTTCAAGTGCATTCTATGAGCAAACTAGGGTCCACTCAGAGAAGGCACTTTCCTCCAGTGGCAGCTTTCAGGTTCCCACACCTCTGCATGAGGCAAGCACAGAGAAAGTAACTCAGGAAGTGGTCACTGAAAAGTCTGTGTCTTCTAGGCAGGGTCCAAAGGTAGCTACACCACCTGAGGCACTGGCTTCAGGTAGCATGACAGTGACAGAAACGTCCTATGCCACGGGCTCCACGGTGCCACCAAGCACGGTGGTCCTGGGCCCCGGGCAGTCCCAGGGCCTGATTGTGACGGAGCGGGTCTACGCCCCGGCTTCTGCCCTGGTAGAGCAGCAGTACGCTAGTGAAGGTAACGTCCTGGTTACCGAGACAGTCCTCCAGCCTCACGGCGGGGTGTCCGGGCCTCTGGAAGGCACTCAGCATCTGCCAGACGCCCACTATGTCATGGTGAGGGAGAGGGAGCGCGTCCTCGCCCCCAGCCCGAGCGTGCAGCCCGCTCTGGCCGTGCCCAGTGCAGCCGCAGGACCGAGCGTGCCAGTGACCGAAAGAGTGCTGACGCCTGCCTCCGCTCTGCAGTCTAGTTACCATATTCCTGCTGAAACCTCTGTAACGGCCACAAAGACTCTGGTTTCTGGAGCTGGAGTCCCAGGCCCTCTCCCAGACTTGGGCTTGGAGGAGTCTGGTCATTCTAACCGTGCCATCACCACATCTTCCACCCACATCTCCAGGCAGAGCACGGTCCAGCTCTCTTACTCCTAG